The Pseudomonas asiatica genome has a segment encoding these proteins:
- a CDS encoding MBL fold metallo-hydrolase codes for MQNPSSALIRETFPVGPLQCNCTLIGDPLTKKAIVVDPGGDPDKILARLQAHGLTLVSIIHTHAHFDHFLASGKLKELTGATLHLHKDDQALWDNLEMQCQMFGVPYTPVPAPDRWLGDDEELACGCGVALHTPGHTPGSMSFWFADAKLLIAGDTLFRRGIGRTDLWGGDQRAIVRSIKERLYRLDEEAVVVTGHGPDTRLGDEMRENPFVRA; via the coding sequence ATGCAGAATCCATCGTCAGCGCTCATCCGCGAAACCTTCCCCGTAGGCCCCCTGCAATGCAACTGCACCCTGATCGGCGACCCGCTTACCAAAAAGGCCATCGTCGTCGACCCGGGCGGTGACCCGGACAAGATCCTTGCCCGCCTGCAGGCCCACGGGCTGACGCTGGTGAGCATCATCCACACTCACGCTCACTTCGATCACTTCCTTGCCTCGGGCAAGCTCAAGGAACTGACCGGCGCAACGCTGCACCTGCACAAGGACGACCAGGCGCTGTGGGACAACCTGGAAATGCAGTGCCAGATGTTCGGCGTGCCCTACACCCCGGTACCTGCGCCAGACCGCTGGCTGGGGGATGACGAGGAGCTGGCCTGCGGTTGTGGCGTGGCCCTGCATACGCCAGGCCACACGCCGGGCTCGATGAGCTTCTGGTTTGCCGACGCCAAGCTGCTGATCGCCGGCGATACCCTGTTCCGCCGTGGCATTGGCCGTACCGATTTGTGGGGTGGCGACCAGCGGGCCATCGTCCGTTCGATCAAGGAGCGGCTGTACCGGCTGGACGAGGAGGCCGTCGTGGTGACCGGCCACGGGCCTGATACCCGCCTGGGCGACGAAATGCGCGAAAACCCCTTCGTGCGTGCCTGA
- a CDS encoding OmpA family protein, whose protein sequence is MFTMRRLIIVATAAALMTGCAGQNPYDSQGQAQGSTGMSKTAKYGGLGALAGAIAGAAIDHNNRGKGALIGAAAVGAAAAGYGYYADKQEAELRAQMANTGVEVQRQGDQIKLIMPGNITFATDSANIAPSFYSPLNNLAGSFKQFNQNTIEVVGFTDSTGSRQHNMDLSQRRAQAVSTYLTSQGVDASRITVRGMGPDQPIASNADANGRAQNRRVEVNLKPIPGQQYDQQGQVQQYP, encoded by the coding sequence ATGTTCACCATGCGTCGTCTGATTATCGTCGCAACCGCCGCTGCCCTGATGACCGGCTGTGCCGGGCAGAACCCTTATGACAGCCAAGGGCAGGCGCAGGGCTCCACAGGGATGAGCAAGACCGCCAAGTACGGCGGCCTGGGCGCGCTGGCCGGTGCTATCGCCGGTGCCGCCATCGACCACAACAACCGTGGCAAGGGTGCACTGATCGGTGCCGCCGCCGTAGGTGCCGCCGCAGCCGGTTATGGCTACTACGCCGACAAGCAGGAAGCCGAGCTGCGCGCGCAGATGGCCAACACCGGCGTGGAAGTGCAGCGCCAGGGTGACCAGATCAAGCTGATCATGCCGGGCAATATCACCTTCGCCACCGACTCGGCCAACATCGCGCCAAGCTTCTACTCGCCGCTGAACAACCTGGCCGGCTCGTTCAAGCAGTTCAACCAGAACACCATCGAAGTGGTCGGTTTCACCGACAGCACTGGCAGCCGCCAGCACAACATGGACCTGTCCCAGCGCCGTGCGCAGGCGGTCAGCACCTACCTGACCTCGCAGGGTGTGGATGCCTCGCGTATCACCGTACGTGGCATGGGCCCGGACCAGCCGATCGCCAGCAACGCCGACGCCAATGGCCGCGCGCAGAACCGCCGGGTGGAAGTGAACCTGAAGCCGATTCCGGGTCAGCAGTATGACCAGCAAGGTCAGGTTCAGCAGTATCCCTGA
- a CDS encoding response regulator has product MLQYGQKSFLIVDDFTDFRTSTRSMLRELGVRDVDTADSGEQALRMCAQKRYDVILQDFHLGDGKKNGQQVLEDLILDKHISHECIFIMVTAESSQAIVLSAIEHEPDAYLTKPFNRVGLAQRVEKLYQRKTLLKPILQALDRNRPAEVLAACAELCKRDPRLAPLCLRYRADALRNLNRFEELEKFLKAILASRPQPWVYSALGSLMHKRGQNAQAQGVYEQALKAFPIMPGLYDGMAEVLVAQGETRRAQNMLEEAVRLSPLSVRRQSTLGKLALENEDFESASKAFRHAVNQGQSSRYKDPENNLGLVQALMSRNAGFGLDARTRVEINSTLSEVAKENPEDQGLQVRARMMKAASLQQAGDPETAAKLTEQAIQRLDKMNQFFSVDSALTVAAQLQAMGQEAAAIGVLRSCVESYGDDPKVMERVGKLTDDPSVLNAITEAVTLNRQGVRSYQGGQLGEALQLFRKALGLQPKNISIALNTAQALLRIGGDSPQPAIMQECRDALTSVAGIPASDNRYDRYRKLHIRVFGA; this is encoded by the coding sequence ATGCTGCAGTACGGGCAAAAGAGCTTTCTGATCGTCGACGACTTTACCGACTTTCGCACGTCGACCCGTTCCATGCTGCGCGAGCTGGGCGTACGTGACGTGGACACCGCCGACAGCGGCGAGCAGGCGCTGCGCATGTGCGCGCAAAAGCGCTATGACGTCATCCTGCAGGACTTCCACCTGGGCGACGGCAAGAAGAACGGCCAGCAGGTGCTCGAAGACCTGATCCTCGACAAGCACATCAGCCATGAGTGCATATTCATCATGGTCACGGCCGAGAGCAGCCAGGCCATTGTCCTCAGCGCCATCGAGCACGAGCCTGATGCCTACCTGACCAAGCCGTTCAACCGGGTTGGCCTGGCCCAGCGCGTGGAGAAGCTGTACCAGCGCAAGACCTTGCTCAAGCCGATCCTGCAGGCCCTGGACCGCAATCGCCCGGCCGAAGTGCTGGCGGCCTGCGCCGAGCTGTGCAAGCGCGACCCACGCCTGGCCCCGCTGTGCCTGCGCTATCGGGCCGATGCCTTGCGCAACCTCAACCGTTTCGAGGAGCTGGAAAAGTTCCTCAAGGCCATCCTGGCCAGCCGCCCGCAGCCGTGGGTGTACTCGGCGCTGGGCAGCCTGATGCACAAGCGCGGCCAGAATGCCCAGGCCCAGGGCGTGTACGAGCAGGCGCTCAAGGCCTTCCCGATCATGCCAGGCCTGTACGATGGCATGGCCGAGGTGCTGGTGGCCCAAGGCGAAACCAGGCGTGCGCAGAACATGCTTGAAGAAGCCGTGCGCCTGTCGCCGCTGTCGGTGCGCCGGCAGTCGACGCTGGGCAAGCTGGCGTTGGAAAACGAAGACTTCGAGAGTGCTTCGAAAGCGTTCCGCCATGCGGTGAACCAGGGCCAGAGCTCACGCTACAAGGACCCCGAGAACAACCTGGGGCTGGTGCAGGCGCTGATGAGCAGGAATGCCGGCTTTGGCCTGGATGCGCGCACCCGGGTCGAGATCAACAGCACGCTCAGCGAAGTAGCCAAGGAAAACCCCGAGGACCAGGGCCTGCAGGTGCGTGCCCGCATGATGAAGGCCGCCAGCCTGCAGCAGGCCGGCGACCCTGAAACGGCTGCCAAGCTGACCGAACAGGCGATCCAGCGCCTGGACAAGATGAACCAGTTCTTTTCGGTCGATTCGGCCCTGACCGTTGCCGCGCAGTTGCAGGCCATGGGGCAGGAAGCCGCCGCCATCGGCGTGCTGAGGAGCTGTGTGGAAAGTTATGGCGACGACCCCAAGGTCATGGAGAGGGTCGGCAAGCTGACGGACGACCCCAGCGTGCTCAACGCCATTACCGAAGCGGTCACCCTCAATCGCCAGGGTGTGCGCAGTTACCAGGGTGGGCAGCTCGGCGAGGCGTTGCAGCTGTTCCGCAAGGCGCTGGGTTTGCAGCCGAAGAACATCAGCATCGCCCTCAACACTGCCCAGGCGCTGCTGCGCATCGGCGGAGACAGCCCTCAGCCCGCGATCATGCAGGAGTGCCGCGACGCCCTGACCAGCGTGGCCGGCATCCCCGCCAGCGACAACCGCTACGACCGCTACCGCAAACTGCACATCCGAGTGTTCGGCGCATGA
- a CDS encoding sensor histidine kinase gives MNQDNQGLDFSTVIASTVHDLKNSLSALIQSHNQWMQRLPEELRGGAEQGVMEHEFRHLNGMLVQLLGLYKLGVNQLPVCPDYHELDDFIEAQLAAHEEVLKHKDILATWRIDTDNPLGFFDRELVASVIANVITNATRFAAHALLITIEEADNQLAICVNDDGPGYPQRMLERQEEFIQGIDSTSGSTGLGLYFAARIAALHESGGVRGRIEISNGGALGGGLFRLFLP, from the coding sequence ATGAATCAAGACAACCAGGGGCTGGATTTTTCCACGGTGATCGCCTCCACCGTGCACGACCTGAAGAATTCCCTGTCGGCGCTGATCCAGTCCCACAACCAGTGGATGCAGCGCTTGCCCGAGGAACTGCGCGGTGGTGCCGAGCAGGGGGTGATGGAGCATGAGTTTCGCCACCTCAATGGCATGCTGGTGCAGTTGCTGGGGTTGTACAAACTGGGCGTGAACCAGTTGCCGGTGTGCCCGGACTACCACGAACTGGACGACTTCATCGAAGCCCAGTTGGCCGCGCACGAGGAAGTGCTCAAGCACAAGGACATCCTTGCCACCTGGCGCATCGACACCGACAACCCGCTGGGCTTCTTCGACCGCGAGCTGGTGGCCTCGGTGATCGCCAACGTGATCACCAACGCCACCCGCTTTGCCGCGCATGCCTTGTTGATCACCATCGAAGAGGCAGACAACCAGCTGGCCATCTGCGTCAACGATGACGGCCCGGGTTATCCACAGCGCATGCTCGAACGCCAGGAAGAATTCATCCAGGGTATCGACTCGACCAGTGGCAGTACCGGCCTGGGCCTGTATTTTGCGGCGCGGATCGCGGCACTGCATGAAAGCGGCGGGGTGCGCGGGCGGATCGAGATCTCCAATGGCGGGGCGCTTGGGGGTGGGTTGTTCAGGTTGTTCTTGCCTTGA
- the pta gene encoding phosphate acetyltransferase — MQTFFIAPTDFGVGLTSISLGLVRTLERAGLKVGFFKPIAQPHPGDTGPERSTELVARTHGIKPPVPLSLAHVERMLGDGQLDELLEEIIRLYQQACIGNDVVVVEGMVPTRHASYAARVNLHLAKSLDAEVILVSAPENEVLSELSGRVELQAQLFGGPRDPKVLGVILNKVRTDESMADFSTRLREHSPLLRGNDFRLLGCIPYQPELNAPRTRDVADLLGAQVLNAGDYEQRRMSKIIICARTVANTVPLLTSGTLVVTPGDRDDIILAVSLAAINGVPLAGLLLTSDGKPDPRILGLCRGALQAGLPILSVSTGSYDTANQLNSLNREIPVDDRERAEFITDFVASHLDAAWLHQRCGTPRELRLSPAVFRYQLIQRAQQANKRIVLPEGAEPLLVQAAAICQARGIARCVLLAKPEDVDAVARAQGITLPPGLEILDPEVIRGRYVEPMVELRKSKNLNAPMAEQQLEDPVVIGTMMLALDEVDGLVSGLVHSTANTIRPALQLIKTAPGSSLVSSVFFMLFPEQVLVYGDCVMNPHPSAVELAEIARQSAESAQAFGIAPRVAMISYSSDSASDEEVEKVREATRLAQGAAQELLIDGPLQYDAAANPAIARELAPGSPVAGRATVFVFPDLNTGNTTHKAVQRSTDGVSLGPMLQGLRKPVNDLPRGAQVDDIVHTIALTAIQASVAG; from the coding sequence ATGCAGACATTTTTCATTGCGCCGACCGATTTCGGTGTCGGCCTGACCTCCATCAGCCTGGGCCTGGTGCGCACCCTGGAGCGCGCCGGGCTGAAGGTCGGCTTCTTCAAGCCGATCGCCCAGCCCCACCCGGGTGACACCGGCCCCGAACGCTCCACCGAGCTGGTTGCCCGCACCCACGGCATCAAGCCCCCGGTACCGCTGAGCCTGGCCCATGTCGAGCGCATGCTCGGCGATGGCCAGCTGGACGAGTTGCTCGAAGAAATCATCCGCCTGTACCAGCAAGCCTGCATCGGCAACGACGTGGTGGTGGTCGAGGGCATGGTGCCCACACGCCACGCCAGCTATGCGGCGCGGGTCAACCTGCACCTGGCCAAGAGTCTGGATGCCGAGGTGATACTGGTATCTGCACCGGAAAACGAAGTGCTCAGCGAGTTGTCCGGCCGGGTCGAACTACAGGCCCAGCTGTTCGGCGGCCCGCGCGACCCGAAGGTGCTCGGGGTAATCCTCAACAAGGTGCGCACCGACGAAAGCATGGCGGACTTTTCCACCCGCCTGCGCGAACACTCGCCGCTGCTGCGCGGCAACGACTTCCGCCTGCTGGGCTGCATCCCCTACCAGCCCGAACTGAACGCCCCGCGCACCCGTGACGTGGCCGACCTGCTCGGTGCCCAGGTGCTCAATGCCGGTGACTACGAGCAGCGGCGCATGAGCAAGATCATCATCTGCGCGCGTACCGTGGCCAACACGGTGCCGCTGCTTACCTCGGGTACCCTGGTGGTGACCCCGGGTGACCGCGACGACATCATCCTCGCCGTCAGCCTGGCAGCGATCAACGGCGTACCGCTGGCCGGCCTGCTGCTGACCAGTGACGGCAAGCCAGACCCACGCATCCTGGGCTTGTGCCGCGGCGCCCTGCAGGCCGGCCTGCCGATCCTGTCGGTCAGTACCGGCTCGTACGATACCGCCAACCAGCTCAACTCGCTGAACCGCGAAATCCCGGTGGACGACCGCGAGCGCGCCGAATTCATCACCGACTTCGTCGCCAGCCACCTCGACGCCGCCTGGTTGCACCAGCGTTGCGGCACCCCGCGCGAACTGCGCCTGTCGCCTGCAGTGTTCCGCTACCAGCTGATCCAGCGGGCGCAGCAGGCCAACAAGCGCATCGTCCTGCCGGAAGGCGCCGAGCCGCTGCTGGTGCAGGCAGCGGCCATCTGCCAGGCCCGCGGCATTGCCCGCTGCGTGCTGCTGGCCAAGCCCGAGGATGTCGATGCCGTGGCGCGCGCCCAGGGCATTACCTTGCCGCCGGGCCTGGAAATCCTGGACCCCGAGGTGATTCGCGGGCGCTATGTGGAACCGATGGTCGAGCTGCGCAAGAGCAAGAACCTCAATGCCCCAATGGCCGAGCAGCAACTGGAAGACCCGGTGGTGATCGGTACCATGATGCTGGCCCTGGACGAAGTGGACGGCCTGGTCTCGGGCCTGGTGCACTCCACCGCCAACACCATCCGCCCGGCCCTGCAGCTGATCAAGACCGCGCCGGGTTCGAGCCTGGTGTCGTCGGTGTTCTTCATGCTGTTCCCCGAGCAGGTGCTGGTGTACGGCGACTGCGTGATGAACCCGCACCCGAGTGCTGTCGAACTGGCCGAGATCGCCCGGCAGAGTGCCGAATCGGCGCAGGCCTTCGGCATCGCGCCGCGGGTGGCGATGATCAGTTATTCAAGCGATTCGGCCAGCGACGAGGAAGTCGAGAAAGTGCGCGAAGCGACCCGCCTGGCACAGGGCGCGGCGCAGGAGCTGCTGATCGACGGGCCGTTGCAGTATGACGCGGCGGCCAACCCGGCGATTGCACGGGAGCTGGCGCCGGGCAGCCCGGTAGCCGGGCGGGCGACGGTATTCGTGTTCCCTGACCTGAATACCGGCAACACGACCCACAAGGCGGTGCAACGCAGCACCGACGGGGTCAGCCTGGGGCCGATGCTGCAAGGGTTGCGCAAGCCGGTGAACGACTTGCCGCGCGGGGCTCAGGTTGACGATATCGTGCATACCATTGCCCTGACGGCGATTCAGGCCAGCGTGGCAGGCTAA
- a CDS encoding LuxR C-terminal-related transcriptional regulator codes for MTDLSRTHGFASQALGLLDGRFFRPPLPDGHVPRLRLCQRLQAGLGGRLLLVNAPAGFGKSSLAIEFCEALPEHWRSLWLGLSQRDADPGRFLERLLEGLQQYCPALGGQAMGLLKMRQRHQPFAFEEWLDGLLDELALYLQADTPLLLVLDDYHLAQGPVLDRCLQFFLNHLPPGLVLLVTSRQRPDWHLARLRLSRQLVELNEQDLRLTAEESLAVIGRQPTGLRGQALDNLIQRSDGWVAGLRFWQLAASESADEQALPQALHGGEGLIRDYLLEEVIDMLPADVQAFLYETACQERFCAPLCDAVRGRHDSAAILRFLQAHQVFLVPLDEHGHWFRYHHLFSDLLRSRQASEPLAGLQLRACRWFESQGLLDEAVEQALRAGHLDVAADLVQSLSEEQLLAEQNVGMLLRWKMDLPDSLLISTPRLIVLYSWALGLACQLDAAEELAGYLSRFLPAPSATAQKSMLAQWLALSGVIARGRGDRERTLAYCGEALQSLPSKRYGQRLVCLSTLSNLAIADGDFWRARGWNREALELAQRVGNPLFEALAHYDRARVLHARGEVLRALDEVREGLQRLQGLSAQRLYAVRARLTLYEGYLLVSRLQPSQGRARLRAGLGEARACRDISVLIGHCVIATLDGREGHFAEAFAELAEAERLMHIWDVPPVYYLAMITLVKCELWLAQGRIDLAESWLLRLGQTYGGEQPAAAPEFHPLLPLHIALQQASLERIQSRSDDAAQRLASLVERGQASGGMMLSVSALCQWLGLLLGEGREEQAAQLLPRLLEAAQGGVLQPFQPLLEQHPQWLFEQLQAVAACSVQGELLKRLPPLPSVSTGSGEALSSRELAVLELIAQGCSNQQISERLFISLHTVKTHASHINSKLGVERRTQAVAKAKSLGMLA; via the coding sequence ATGACAGATCTGTCCCGTACGCATGGATTCGCCAGCCAGGCCCTGGGCCTGCTGGACGGGCGTTTCTTCCGGCCGCCCTTGCCGGACGGCCATGTGCCGCGCCTGCGCCTTTGCCAGCGGCTGCAAGCCGGCCTCGGCGGGCGGCTGTTGCTGGTCAATGCCCCGGCGGGTTTCGGCAAAAGCTCCCTGGCCATCGAATTTTGCGAAGCGCTGCCCGAGCACTGGCGTAGCCTGTGGCTGGGCCTGAGCCAACGGGATGCCGACCCTGGCCGCTTCCTCGAACGCCTGCTCGAAGGCCTGCAGCAGTACTGTCCGGCGCTGGGCGGCCAGGCCATGGGCCTGCTGAAAATGCGCCAGCGCCACCAGCCGTTCGCCTTCGAGGAATGGCTCGACGGTCTGCTCGACGAGCTGGCGCTGTACCTGCAAGCCGATACGCCCTTGTTGCTGGTGCTGGACGACTATCACCTGGCCCAGGGGCCGGTGCTCGACCGTTGCCTGCAGTTCTTCCTCAATCACCTGCCCCCCGGCCTGGTGCTGCTGGTCACCAGCCGCCAGCGCCCGGACTGGCACCTGGCGCGCCTGCGCCTGTCGCGGCAATTGGTCGAGCTCAACGAACAGGACTTGCGCCTTACCGCCGAAGAGTCGCTGGCGGTGATCGGTCGCCAACCCACCGGGCTGCGTGGCCAGGCCCTGGACAACCTGATCCAGCGCAGCGACGGTTGGGTGGCCGGGTTGCGTTTCTGGCAACTGGCGGCCAGCGAGTCCGCAGATGAGCAGGCCTTGCCCCAGGCCTTGCACGGCGGCGAGGGCCTGATCCGCGACTATCTGCTGGAAGAAGTCATCGACATGCTGCCCGCCGATGTGCAGGCCTTCCTGTACGAAACGGCCTGCCAGGAGCGTTTCTGCGCCCCGTTGTGCGATGCCGTGCGCGGCCGCCACGACAGCGCCGCGATCCTGCGCTTCTTGCAGGCGCACCAGGTGTTCCTGGTGCCGCTGGACGAGCATGGCCACTGGTTCCGCTATCACCACCTGTTCTCCGACCTGCTGCGCAGCCGCCAGGCCAGCGAGCCGCTGGCCGGCCTGCAGTTGCGTGCCTGCCGCTGGTTCGAAAGCCAGGGCCTGCTGGACGAAGCGGTGGAGCAGGCGCTGCGGGCCGGTCACCTCGATGTCGCCGCCGACCTGGTGCAGAGCCTGTCCGAGGAGCAACTGCTGGCCGAACAGAACGTCGGCATGTTGCTGCGCTGGAAGATGGACCTGCCCGACAGCCTGCTGATCAGCACGCCGCGGCTGATCGTGCTGTACAGCTGGGCGTTGGGCCTGGCGTGCCAGCTGGACGCGGCCGAGGAGCTGGCGGGTTATCTCAGCCGCTTCCTGCCCGCGCCCTCGGCGACCGCGCAAAAGTCCATGCTGGCCCAGTGGCTGGCGCTGAGTGGTGTGATCGCCCGTGGCCGTGGCGACCGCGAGCGCACCCTGGCCTATTGCGGCGAAGCGCTGCAGAGCCTGCCGAGCAAGCGTTATGGCCAACGCCTGGTGTGCCTGTCGACGCTGTCCAACCTGGCGATTGCCGATGGCGATTTCTGGCGGGCCCGCGGCTGGAACCGTGAGGCCCTGGAGCTGGCCCAGCGCGTTGGCAACCCATTGTTCGAGGCCCTGGCCCATTACGACCGGGCGCGGGTGCTGCATGCCCGTGGCGAGGTGTTGCGCGCACTGGACGAAGTGCGCGAGGGGCTGCAACGCCTGCAAGGGCTGTCGGCACAGCGGCTGTATGCCGTGCGCGCCCGCCTGACGCTTTACGAAGGCTACCTGCTGGTATCGCGCCTGCAGCCGTCCCAGGGCCGTGCACGCTTGCGTGCGGGGCTGGGCGAGGCGCGGGCCTGTCGCGATATCAGCGTGCTCATCGGCCACTGCGTGATCGCTACGCTCGATGGCCGGGAAGGGCACTTTGCCGAGGCTTTTGCCGAACTGGCCGAGGCCGAGCGGCTGATGCACATCTGGGATGTGCCGCCGGTCTACTACCTGGCCATGATCACCCTGGTCAAATGCGAGTTGTGGCTGGCACAGGGGCGCATCGACCTGGCCGAGTCCTGGCTGCTGCGCCTGGGCCAGACCTATGGTGGCGAGCAACCGGCGGCGGCCCCGGAGTTCCACCCGTTGCTGCCGTTGCACATCGCCTTGCAGCAGGCATCGCTCGAACGTATCCAGTCGCGTAGCGACGACGCGGCGCAACGCCTGGCCAGCCTGGTCGAGCGCGGCCAGGCTAGTGGCGGCATGATGCTCAGCGTCAGTGCCCTGTGCCAGTGGCTTGGCTTGTTGCTGGGCGAAGGCCGGGAAGAGCAGGCCGCCCAGTTGTTGCCACGGTTGCTGGAGGCAGCCCAAGGCGGCGTGCTGCAACCGTTCCAGCCTTTGCTGGAGCAGCACCCGCAGTGGCTTTTCGAACAGCTGCAGGCAGTTGCCGCCTGCTCGGTGCAGGGCGAACTGCTCAAGCGCCTGCCACCGCTGCCGAGCGTCAGCACCGGCAGCGGCGAAGCCCTGAGTAGCCGCGAGCTGGCCGTGCTCGAGCTGATTGCCCAAGGCTGTTCCAACCAGCAGATCAGCGAGCGGCTGTTCATTTCCCTGCACACGGTGAAAACCCACGCCAGCCATATCAACAGCAAGCTGGGGGTGGAGCGGCGTACCCAGGCGGTGGCCAAGGCCAAGTCCCTGGGAATGCTGGCGTGA
- a CDS encoding type II toxin-antitoxin system ChpB family toxin: MKRVKFARGDIVRVNLDPTVGREQQGAGRPALVLTPAAFNASGLAVVVPITQGGDFARHAGFAVTLSGAGTQTQGVMLCNQVRTVDLEARFAKRIESVPEVVILDALARVQTLFD, translated from the coding sequence GTGAAACGGGTGAAGTTCGCCAGGGGCGATATCGTTCGCGTCAATCTCGATCCGACTGTTGGACGGGAGCAGCAGGGGGCCGGGCGACCTGCGCTGGTGCTCACTCCAGCTGCGTTCAATGCGTCAGGCCTGGCTGTGGTAGTGCCGATCACTCAAGGTGGCGATTTTGCCAGGCATGCGGGTTTCGCCGTCACGCTCAGCGGTGCGGGTACGCAGACTCAGGGCGTGATGCTCTGCAATCAGGTGCGCACAGTCGACCTTGAAGCCAGATTTGCCAAACGCATAGAGTCGGTACCCGAGGTCGTCATCCTTGATGCACTGGCTCGCGTACAGACCCTCTTCGATTAA
- a CDS encoding AbrB/MazE/SpoVT family DNA-binding domain-containing protein, with the protein MYLPWEILMQIKIQQWGNSAAIRLPAAVLKQMRLGVGSTLSLDTAGETMVLKPVRSKPKYTLEELMAQCDLDAPEPEDMADWNAMPPVGREV; encoded by the coding sequence ATGTATCTACCTTGGGAGATACTCATGCAGATCAAGATTCAACAGTGGGGTAACAGCGCCGCGATTCGCTTGCCGGCTGCAGTGCTCAAACAGATGCGTCTCGGTGTCGGCTCTACCTTGAGCCTGGACACCGCGGGTGAGACCATGGTGCTCAAACCCGTCAGGTCGAAACCCAAATACACCCTTGAAGAGCTGATGGCCCAGTGCGATCTGGATGCACCGGAGCCAGAGGACATGGCCGACTGGAACGCGATGCCACCAGTAGGGCGTGAAGTGTGA